The genomic DNA atgcacatgcacacacatgtgcaagcATTCATCCACACCGAatgactcacacacatacactacatataaaaaaaaataccattacaAGTTGGAAcccttttcatttttcttcaacAAGTGATTTTGACTCAAGGTCAAAGACTAAACTACTGTCAAtatcaatttcattttcttctgaCAGATCAAACTTCACCCTATGACACATTGAAtcagacaaaaaacaaagagactCACTCGTCTCCCCTGCTGTGGCCTGCAGAGTACCACCCTTGTGATTAAATGATGGCTGAATTATTCAtagaaaattaagaaaaataatttttgaTGCAGCTAATGATATTATCAACAGTTACTTAATAGCTTATGACCTTTTTAGTATGGGGCACAGGCACTGTTTCAGAAGAGGTTTCAACCGTGACATTTGAGTCAGGGAGTGGCCCAAAAGAGGTGGCCTCTGGGTAATGAGGTCACGCTGAGAGGAAACACACTTTTTGACCTTCTAGAGGTCTTTTCCCAGTGTGCACAgcttatatgtgtttgtgtgtgaatgtgctctAAAGCGAATGATCCACAGACTCATTGATAAGACCTAACTATATGGTACCATGTCCTTCCTGGATCAAATTATTTCTTTTTAGCGTAGGGAATACCAAATTCTAAAGACCTATAGCTGTCGTTACAGTaggagaacagggagagagacacaacaGATTGTACAATGTAgctcattaaaataaatacaccaGCTGCAATCCAAGCTAATTGGCAGTAGTATTACCCACCAGGAGCAAAAGACACTAATTGGGTATTTTACAGATACCTGGGGCTACATCATTGGCCTGAAGCCTCAGTTTGGATTAAGGGATAAAAAAGTACCTTGATTTGTGAGTACCAAAGGTATTTCACTAACACTTAGGAGAATACAATATTTTAAGCACTGCTACAAAGCAGAGTAAATTGAGAAAGTGATCTTTACAAAAATGGGTCTAGTTATGTGTAACTCATAGAGCAGCTAGTTAAATCTCTGCATGGAAGTGTGAAATTGAAACACAAAGTAACAAAATATAGGAAGATTCCAAATTGATTCACCCATACAGCTAAGAAATGTTATATTAAAGCCCTGAACGAAGCATTGGTGGACTTAATTTTACAATAGCCTGTgttcagagaaaataaaatgttttttgatcACCGTCTAATAAATGTTTGATTTCGAGGATCAAACATTGTGATTGAAATTTATATTTTAGTGTAGTGTTAAAGAagagataaatataaatagataaatatgaTAATTTTGCGGCATTCCAGCATTTACGAAAATGTTTTGCTTTCATGCCCGTTTTACTGAAGCCTTAGATATGCGTTTTAGTAATGATGTCCCTGATCATCAACCACCACTGGCAGACTGGTAACTCTCTATCAGTTACGAGTCAATTCAGCCTGCAGAGGGAATACTGACACTGTAATGTAGAAAATTGTATGTGGGAGATGAGGAGGCTTCACTGAATTAGTGAGTTAGTTTTCTTGGCCATCACTTTACACTGAAATGCTAAATATTGCAATTATCATCCCCTATGTTTTCCTATTTTATCCATTCGTAATAAACTTAAATAAGAGACATCACAAATTCAAATACAGAATCACATGAGACGTTAGACTTTTTTCCACCAACATGCATGTCTATTTTCTATTCAGCCTGTCATGATTGCGTATAATGCAAACCAAGATACAGAAAATGCGCAAGCCATATGCCATTCACTTTTGATGCCTCGGGTAGCCTACTAAGTTTGATGTGCGGTGGCCCAAGGAAACAGATAACACACGACACAAGAAATGGCCACCATACCAAATCGCGCACCAGACTCGAATAGCTACATCCATGGACTTTACTTGATGGGGGGCTTATTGGGATTGATTAGGACTGGATCAGCATCACATCTCAAATTCGTTTGTTGTAAGcaatgatgtagtggtaaataatcaatataaacaaaaaatgttgttgttttttaaagcatCAAATATGCTTTTTCCTTAAAAGTCCCCATCGTCATATAACTTCAAACCATATGTTTGATACATCAAACTGGACCAGTTTGATACACAATTATGATATACAGGCTACTATAGATTTACCTCAAAAGATTTGCTGCAGGTTATACATGTTGGTAAACTCCATTTGGAGAGGCTGGTAAGCTGAGTTGAGGTggttttaccctccactacgTCCCTACGCACCTGCAGTGTGCGGGAGTGGAACAGCTGCGGCATGActgctctccctgctctctggtCACATGTAGCACTCTCGCGCGTAAGGTGCGCACCAGAGGTGCCAAAGTGATTTTCTGTTGCCTGCCAACAACGAATTGAAGTGAATCTGACTGAGGATACTTGAGGAATGGCTACTGCACAGTATGGATCCAACACAACGCGAAATTTGACAAACCAGTTCATCCAGCCACCGTGGCGCATCGCGTTGTGGTCGGTGGCCTACAGCACCGTCCTCACCGTGGCGGTTTTTGGGAACTTGATTGTGATTTGGATTATTCTGGCCCATAAGCGGATGAGAACTGTGACGAACTATTTCTTACTAAACTTGGCTTTCGCTGATGTTTCGATGGCAGCTTTCAATACTCTGATTAACTTCATCTACGCGGCTCATGGCGAGTGGTACTTTGGAGAAGCATACTGCAGGTTTCACAACTTCTTCCCTGTCACTGCTGTGTTTGCCAGCATCTACTCTATGACTGCTGTAGCTATTGACAGGTAATGACTGAGaaggttttattattattattattagtattagtattattgtgATGGAAATATTTATTATTCAATTTGGGACATTTTCGTGATAATTATAGGATGAATTCATTTTACAACAATTTGACTAATAATATTGAATTCAGAAATTCCGAGGAAAAAAAACTGGACCAGCAGTCGGGTCAATTCACTTTTGATGATTTAAgaataaattaaaattttaaTATTTTGATGTGAAGATTGTCTGGATTGTATGAAGGTGAACTGACCTCAATTTACCCAAGTATTTCTGACGTCTGTGTCTTTTCAGAAGATCAAATGCCAAATACATGGCAGTACTGTAAGCACATAAACATGTGATGACCTGAATTACTTGTGATTGttccaaacagaaaaaaaaaaagtttctaaaatgttgtttgttcattattattatctgtgCTATTACTTTGAATTTTGCCAAGTAAGACGttcaaaatcaaaacatgaaaacaatgggAACAAACAAATGCCACTTCCAACACATCCTTTTTGATATGATTTCAATAGCTACAATTTTAAATGAAAGAGTCACCAAGTGTCATGCATGCTGTATACACACAAGAGTAAAGATGTTTGAGCAGTTTTGACTTAAAATGTGCCTTAGTAAGAATTGATCAACAAAGATTAAGCACATGAGTATCTTCACCAATGCCCTCTGATAGAGGCTTTTTACAAGTTTACCAGCATACTGAAAATGCCACTATTTTGAActtctgtgtatatatatatatatatatgtataaatagaTATTCATCAGAAGAATACTATTCAGCCTGTAACCCATTATTCATGGCCAatggtgagtgagtgacagtAAAACTAATCTAAAATGCCAAATGCAATAATGGACATCCTATGGGATTAACtcccttgtttattttttagtatTGCATTAAATGCAGTATACTGACACTGCTATGTACTGATGAATGCATTCTAGTCAGCATTCGGGTGATACTAGTATGTCGCCTATTCTGTATGCAGCACTAGCATTAGGTCACCCAAGGTCGCCCATGACTGTTTTGTGACCTCCTTCCCGCAGGTACATGGCCATCATCCATCCTCTGAAGCCGCGTCTGTCGGCGACGGCCACCAAGGTGGTGATAGTGTGTATCTGGAGTCTGGCTGTGGTGCTGgccttccctctctgcttcttctccacCATCCGCACTCTGCCGCGCAGGACCATCTGCTACGTGGCCTGGCCCCGGATGGCAGACGACCCCTTCatgtgagtgcacacacacatccaccatgTACAAATgccatgcgcgcacacacacacacacacacacacacacacacacacacacacacacacacacacacacacacacacacatgcacacaccttaTAGAGCTAGTAACAAATCAACAAATTGTCATGGCCAAAATATTGTTTcatacatttatgtttttctttgctttgtctGTAGCCAACATGGTGTTCATCACTAACTCCGGATATGCCATTATTCGTCCCCTCTTCATCATGCATGTCATTATTTTGTGTTGAACAGCTTCAGAGGCACCAGTTACAATTGAACAATATATCCTAGGTGGTGATTTGCTCCTCTACTTGTTCAGGTATCATATCATAGTGACAGTCCTGGTCTACCTGCTGCCCTTAGTGGTGATGGGCATCACCTACACCATTGTGGGGGTGACGCTGTGGGGAGGGGAGATCCCAGGGGATTCATCTGATAACTATCATGGACAGCTCCGAGCCAAAAGGAAGGTAAGCGCCACCTTTGTTCAATGCATTTACATATTATACACACAATACTATTGCATTCATTTTGTCTAtttgtgagagtgtgtctgtgtgtgtcttccaaGTCTTTGGAAGGGAAGTGCAGAGAAGTATTGGCAGCTAGACAACGTACATATTTAGATAAGGTTTTGCCTCTTACCCATGAATCAACTAAACAAACAGGAGGCGTGGTCACTCCAGGTTTCATGAAAGGACTTTGGTGGTTGGACAACAGACTGGCAGATAAAGTACTACTTAGCTACTCACATAATacttacatatttacataactAAGTCCTGCTTTTGCTGATATGCTGCTGCTACTGAGCAGAAGTGTGAGGCAGCGAGCAGGGAGACTGCCCATCAACTGGACGACCCAGGTTCAAGCCTCCACCCTGTTgaagagtccttgagcaagacactgaagcctTACCAGCTCTAGGGTTGCTGTTGTGTAGCCAACCCTACCTTCTGTGGAGAGGAGCAAGTAAAAAGAGGATTTAGCCACAGCAATCAAAAAAGTATTGCATTATTAATACATAATTATACCCTCCAAAGATCAGGGAGCACCAATCCTCAACAGCAATAAGGGTCCAAATCTTTAGAAAGACCTCGGCTGACTGGGATTGAAAGTGAAACACATGGCTCTGAGCCAATTAGGCAAGAAACACAGACACCAGTGTAATCAGTTCTGCAATGTTACAACACCATACACCACCAAGTCCATTCCCTCCCTAGCATAGATCAATAAAATGTGTCAGGTATAGGTGTCAGTCACATTAATTAG from Centroberyx gerrardi isolate f3 unplaced genomic scaffold, fCenGer3.hap1.cur.20231027 Scaffold_167, whole genome shotgun sequence includes the following:
- the LOC139908857 gene encoding neuromedin-K receptor; this translates as MATAQYGSNTTRNLTNQFIQPPWRIALWSVAYSTVLTVAVFGNLIVIWIILAHKRMRTVTNYFLLNLAFADVSMAAFNTLINFIYAAHGEWYFGEAYCRFHNFFPVTAVFASIYSMTAVAIDRYMAIIHPLKPRLSATATKVVIVCIWSLAVVLAFPLCFFSTIRTLPRRTICYVAWPRMADDPFMYHIIVTVLVYLLPLVVMGITYTIVGVTLWGGEIPGDSSDNYHGQLRAKRKVVKMMIIVVVTFALCWLPYHVYFIVTGLNKHLNRWKYIQQVYLSVLWLAMSSTMYNPIIYCCLNSRFRAGFKQVFRWCPFVRVSSYDELELRTTRLRPGRQSSMCTLSRVETSIHSSDRYLSKDKSTCSREIRSRLYSEPSNMEG